The nucleotide sequence CATTCCCTATGTTACGTATAATTTTAAATTTTAAAACAACATGGATCAAAGGTATATTCATTTGGTATGCTGCTTGTTATTCTTACTGGGATGGGGCTGTAGGGAGGTTTATGAGCCGGAGATCGATCAGGAAGAACTCGAAATACTAGTGGTGGAAGGTCATATTGAGGTGGAGGAAGGCCTATCAGAAATAAAATTGAGTTATACTTCTCCAATTTCTTCTGGGGAGGTTTTTATGAATAGCATTACCAATGCAGACGTAACTATAGAATACCAAGACCAAGCCGGAAGCATGGTGCAAATTCCACTGTGGGGAGACCAAACAGGGAGGTATTTCTTTGACCGTTATTTAAATAGTGATGGAGAATATAGACTTAGCATTGATATTCCAGAAAAGGGTAAGTACCTAAGTGATTGGATCAGACCACAAATTACACCGCCAATTGATTCCATAGGTTATCACCAAGGGGAAGATGATGATTTAGAAATTTACCTTAACACCAAAGGGAATGAAAACGCACAATATTTTATTTGGAATTTTGAGGAGACTTGGATTTTTAATACCCCGATCATCAGTTTTCTTAAATATGTCAAATTAAGCGAAACCAAAGATACCATCTTGTACAGGACTGCAAATGAGATGACCAATGAATGCTTCCTTTCTGAAAAATCCAATAAGGTGGTGATAGGTTCTTCAGCGCAGTACCAGGACCATAGTATCCATCGGAAGGAAATCCAACAAATTCCCTATGGTTCTGAAAAGTTGGGCAGGCGTTATTCGATTGTAATACGACAAAGGGCTATTTCAAAAGAAGCTTATGATTTTTTTGAAATACTCAGGAAAAACTCA is from Echinicola marina and encodes:
- a CDS encoding DUF4249 domain-containing protein — encoded protein: MDQRYIHLVCCLLFLLGWGCREVYEPEIDQEELEILVVEGHIEVEEGLSEIKLSYTSPISSGEVFMNSITNADVTIEYQDQAGSMVQIPLWGDQTGRYFFDRYLNSDGEYRLSIDIPEKGKYLSDWIRPQITPPIDSIGYHQGEDDDLEIYLNTKGNENAQYFIWNFEETWIFNTPIISFLKYVKLSETKDTILYRTANEMTNECFLSEKSNKVVIGSSAQYQDHSIHRKEIQQIPYGSEKLGRRYSIVIRQRAISKEAYDFFEILRKNSDDIGGVFSPLPSILGSNIHHVSNKERKAIGFITIGTSIEKRIYIGRHEILNWQVNNPFYTGCEFSTDTVAVIDASASFNNNYRVPVSPITADNDPSRIVAYVGASTKCTDCTLRGQKEKPDFWEY